TTGGGTCCATGACAAATAGCAGAATCACATTGTTAGAGGTTTGCAATGCTTCTGTAAGCCCGGTGTTGTCCTCTATTCTCAAATCTCTTCTAAAAACAAAAATGGAAGTATTGAATTTTTTCATAAAATACAAAAAATAAAAGAAAATTAGAGTTTTAATAATTTTTCAAGGTTCTTTTTCACAGCGTCTATAAACTCTTCTGAATTAACCACTGCATTTACAGGTGGCTCTGCAATCTTTGCAACATCCTGAGTCATGATTTTATCCACTTCGATAGTTTTGATAAGTGCCTTTTCCAAGTTTTCCGCAAAATTAACAAGATCTTTCAGGCCATCAATCTCGCCTCTTCTCTTGA
This genomic stretch from Thermoplasmata archaeon harbors:
- a CDS encoding NADP-dependent isocitrate dehydrogenase (Converts isocitrate to alpha ketoglutarate): KRRGEIDGLKDLVNFAENLEKALIKTIEVDKIMTQDVAKIAEPPVNAVVNSEEFIDAVKKNLEKLLKL